The window ACCGCCAGGAGCATCGAAACCAAACTGGTCATACTGTTGGCGTTTCTGTGGATCGTGCAGTACATCATAAGCTTCGGCAGCCTCTTTAAACTTTGCTTCAGCCTCAGGATCATCTGGATTACGGTCAGGATGATACTTGATAGCAAGTTTTCTGTATGCTTTCTTTATCTCGTCTTCAGAGGCACCTTTACTTACTCCGAGTACCTCATAGTAATCTCTTTTTGCCATCTTACTATTGTCCTACTGCTACCTTTGCGTGACGAATAACCTTATCATTGAGTGTATAGCCTGTCTGTACACAGTCGATAACCTTGCCCTTCTTGTCATCGCCCATGCCGGGAACCATTGCGATTGCCTCATGGTAATCAACATTGAAGTCGGCATTCTCGGTCTCAATCTTGTTAACACCGAGTGTCTCCAAGGCCTTCAAAAACTTCTTATAGATAAGTTCAAAGCCTTCTTTAATCGCCTGTGGGTCCTCTGTCTTATCGGCAGTAGCACGCTCAAAGTCGTCAAGGATAGGCAGAATAGCAGCTACAGTCTTCTCACTTCCGTTGAGAATCAGCTCTGACTTCTCCTTCAGTGTACGCTTCTTGTAGTTCTCAAATTCGGCAACCAAACGGATATACTTGTCCTTCCACTGCTCAGCTTCGTTCTGTGCAGCTACCAATGGGTTGAGTTCTTCCTCTGCAGGAGTCTCCTCTCCGTTAGCATCTTCCGCCTGTGTTTCAGTCTCGTTCTGGGTTGTTTCTTCGTTATTCAACTCCAGCTCTTCGCCTTCAATCTTTATATTTTTCTCTTTCTTACTCATAATTTTATTGCACTATTTGTCATGACATACACTTGCAAATAGTATGCCATGTTTTGACAATCTTAGTACATTCCTGCCTTTTGCTCCTTAATCTGCTCATCATGGATATAGTCATCGTAGCTCATGAGCTTGTCGATGGTACCCTTTGGAGTCAACTCAATGATACGATCAGCCACAGTGTTAATAAACTCATGGTCATGTGAACTAAAGAGGATATTACCCTTGAAGCCAATCAGGTTGTTATTGAATGCTTGAATACTCTCCAAGTCAAGGTGGTTAGTAGGCGTATCAAGAATCAAACAGTTGGCATTCTGAAGCTGCATACGTGCAATCATACAACGCATCTTCTCACCTCCAGAGAGTACATTCACCTTCTTCTCAACCTCTTCCTGCTTGAACAACATACGACCCAAGAAGCCCTTCATAGCCACTTCATTACCTGGTCCGAACTGTGACAACCAGTCAACGAGGTTCAAATCACAATCGAAGAACTCGGTATTATCCAATGGGAGATAAGCCGTAGTGATTGTCACACCCCAATTATATGTACCAGCATCAGGCTCTCGATTACCATTGATAATCTCGAAGAGCGCAGTCATAGCCTTTGAGTTACGAGAGAGGAAGACTACCTTCTGTCCCTTCTCAATATTGAAGTTCACATTATCGAAGAGTACTGTTCCGTCCTCATCAACAGCCTTCAAGTTCTCAACCTCAAGGATCTGATTACCAGGTTCGCGCTCCATAGAGAAGATGATACCTGGATATTTACGGCTTGATGGACGAATCTCCTCTACGTTCAAACGCTCCAACATCTTCTTACGTGATGTTGTCTGCTTACTCTTAGCCACATTGGCAGAGAATCGGCGGATGAACTCCTCCAACTGTTTCTTCTTCTCCTCAGCCTTCATCTTCTGGTTTTGAGCCTGACGTAAAGCCAACTGTGAACTCTCATACCAGAATGAGTAGTTACCCGCAAAGACTGTTACCTTACCGAAGTCGATATCAATCGTCTGTGTGCTGACAGAGTCAAGGAAGTGACGGTCGTGCGATACAACCAATACTGTCTGATGCTCGTCAATCTCACCAAGGTAATCCTCTAACCATTCAACGGTTTCAAGGTCAAGGTCGTTGGTAGGCTCATCAAGCAACAAGTTCTCAGGCTTAC of the Prevotella melaninogenica genome contains:
- a CDS encoding ABC-F family ATP-binding cassette domain-containing protein, with product MITLSNLAIQFGKRVLYKDVNLKFTPGNIYGVIGANGAGKSTLLRAISGDLEPNKGTVELGPGERLSVLEQDHFKYDEYKVMDTVLMGHESLWQNMKEREELYAKPEMTEEDGNRAADLELKFAEMNGWEAESNAAQLLQNLGVKEDLHEKQMSQLSNTEKVRVMLAKALFGKPENLLLDEPTNDLDLETVEWLEDYLGEIDEHQTVLVVSHDRHFLDSVSTQTIDIDFGKVTVFAGNYSFWYESSQLALRQAQNQKMKAEEKKKQLEEFIRRFSANVAKSKQTTSRKKMLERLNVEEIRPSSRKYPGIIFSMEREPGNQILEVENLKAVDEDGTVLFDNVNFNIEKGQKVVFLSRNSKAMTALFEIINGNREPDAGTYNWGVTITTAYLPLDNTEFFDCDLNLVDWLSQFGPGNEVAMKGFLGRMLFKQEEVEKKVNVLSGGEKMRCMIARMQLQNANCLILDTPTNHLDLESIQAFNNNLIGFKGNILFSSHDHEFINTVADRIIELTPKGTIDKLMSYDDYIHDEQIKEQKAGMY
- a CDS encoding nucleotide exchange factor GrpE — encoded protein: MSKKEKNIKIEGEELELNNEETTQNETETQAEDANGEETPAEEELNPLVAAQNEAEQWKDKYIRLVAEFENYKKRTLKEKSELILNGSEKTVAAILPILDDFERATADKTEDPQAIKEGFELIYKKFLKALETLGVNKIETENADFNVDYHEAIAMVPGMGDDKKGKVIDCVQTGYTLNDKVIRHAKVAVGQ